ccaccaaatctgatattgatgatctagatttcagcaaatctgtttgttatgcttttgtgtgcaaagaggcattattttcattcgaggacgtaccttcctctttgcctcctgctgttactaacattttgcaggagttcgctgacgtcttttcacaagacgtgccaccggggttaccacctattcgagggattgagtatcagattgacttaattcccggtgcttcgctacccaaccgtgcaccataccgtaccaatccagattCGTCGTTAACATGGAACAAGTATACCTGTGATATTGGtgtgcagaattgtaaagaagggagaacatggaacaagttcgtcgttaacgatggatttgtgtttcgtgctaacaagctatgcattccagctaggtccgttcgtcttttgttgttgcaggatgcgcatggaggaggattaatgggacactttggcgtgaagaagacagaggatatacttgctacacatttttttggccaaagatgatacgggattttgagcgctttgttgctcgctacactacatgtcaaaaagctaagtcacgactcaatcctcatggtttatatatgcctttgcctgtacctagtattccttgggaggatatatctatggactttgttttaggtttaccttgaacaaagaaggggagggatagcatatttgttgtcctggataggttctcgaaaatggcacactttataccatgtcataaaagcgatgatgctgttaatgttgctgatttgttctttcgtgaaattattcgcttgcatggtgtgccaaatactattgtttcagatcgtgatactaaaatttttagccacttttggagatgtttatgggctaagttggggactaaactgctttttagtactacttgtcgcccccaaactgatggacaaactgaattagtcaatagaacattgtctactatgcttagggctgttttgaagaataataagaaaatgtgggaggaatgcttgcctcatattgaatttgcttataatcgttcattgcattctactactaagatgtgcccttttgaaattgtgtatggttttctacctcatgcacctattgatttgttgcctcttccatcttcggagaaggttaattttgatgctaaacaacgtgctgatttgatcttaaaaatgcatgagttaactaagaaaaacattgagcgtatgaatgctaaatataaacttgctggagataagggtagaaaacatgttgtctttgtACCTgcagatcttgtttggttacatttgcgtaaggataagattcctaatttgcgcaaatcaaaacTAATGCCACGTGCCGATGGTCCTTTCAAgatgttagagaaaataaatgataatgcatataaacttgagttgcctacagattttggggttagccccacttttaacattgcagatttgaagccttacttgggtgaggaagatgagtttccgtcgaggacgacttcaattcaagaaggggaggatgatgaggacatcactaacaaagttacacccacagcccctactgatACATATACatgaccaattactagagctcgcgcacgccaattaaattaccaggtactttcgtttcttggtaatgattctaatgttcatgagaatatgatgctgcctaaattgcatacatttgtcttgcttgcaaatgaagggcctagcttggacaagaaggatgatcattggagcaagatcaagcatggagatgatggcgtgcgcaaggggaacaaaaacgaagttacaagtgatgatttcaggactttgaagccacaaTAATGAGTGCGTGAAgccttggacaaaatatacaagatgccacttcataaatttcgtccagaggctattataggtgctgcgtcagcttattattgggccaggcccatgtaattttgaaatacttgagtataggctgtttttagagtccgtatgtgtggggaaacaagagttagggatgatttcggacccctccttcaagggccacgaaatcccccccggctcttcctccatatatacaactcttagggcgtcgtttagactttagGTTTTGTTTatattaaaagttcgccatagctgcaacttcgcgtactttgtttgtgttcaacgaccagacaaaggcgtcacagaacccaccttcattaataaagctttcctcttttattcgcaatatccagattgcaatcttagtttcttacttgttctttgtttgttcgcaggaaatagaccctcatggtcaggttgattgtgctccggcgtggtcaataatccctcggaagttggtttagcgattgctaaggcgcgacgtcttcgcacgttcgtagtcagatcgtcaaagtcgactcccacagaaaacgattgctatctcatcaaaacatcgggacacctttgccccTATCACCTAAAAATTGCACTCTCTAGCTTTATTGTAACTGCAATTTTAAGTCAGTAGTAGTATAATGTTATATATGGAGTGACTTGAGAGGAGGCTGGTTAGATGTCGATCAAAAAACTTTGAGACGATACTGATCCGGTTTGACAATAATTTTAGGAAAATTGTGATTTAATTTTCTTTTTTAGGCGTGCACTATTGTGGTCATGTACATATTTTATACGTGTCTATACAGAATGCACATACCATCCCTGGAGTCTGTGCCGATGATTGTAGTAGGGATGACGGAGAACACCTCGAGAGCATTGATTACAGGTGGCAGTGTTGAGTTGGGTGCGGCGATGATGGAGACGTACTCGCTCTTCCGAGAGGGCAAGCTATTGTAAGTGGCGCTGCCATAGAGGTACTTGGGTGTGAAGCCGTTTGGGTGCCATGGCTCGCCGATGATGCTGACGAAGAACTCACGCATGCAGTTGCTTGAGAGGAGCTGCAGCTCGGAGAAGTGCATGATGGCGATATACCCTGGCGATGGGTCGCTGGACTGCGCCACGGGATCCCGTTCCGCCGCGGCATGATTGCCGTTTGCATCACCGTAGTCGGCACTTCGAATAAGTCGCCTTCTTCGTGTTGCACCGTGTTCGTCGTTGTTATCTCGGTCCAGGTTGCCGAGTTGACCCGAGGGACCCATATTCTATCGTGTGGGTCGTCCGGATACCTGATCAATTGTGTCACGTAGGGTTAGTGCCATTGAAGAAATGAAAACTTAGAGGAAAACAATGGATGTTCAAAATGGAGGCCAAGCTAGTCCACATACCCTGGGTGGACAGgaaatttgaaagaaaaaaaatcaataaTTTTCTATTTTGTTACAACAAACATGTTGTGCCTTAACTGCATGCGATCTTTTTGGAAGAAATGGCATATTTTGAtctaggcaaaaaaaaacaagaaagattattttttcctttttctccAGATCACAAAATACGTCTTTTCTTCATTACAATTTGTACGCAGAGTTGCAGATAGAAGACATGAACATGTTTATTTCCCACAACCTTTATTATATTGTTTTGATTTTTGTTACTGGTTTCTCAAATTTGTTGTTCACCCGGGAACATATGCTTGGGAGGCAAAAACCGGAGAAAAACTTTGATTGGTATCTGATTCACCTGATGACATTGTTTTCGCTAGTTGGGCCGAAGTTGAGCCTGGACGAGAGGACGAGGCCCTGCGTCGTGGTTGCCTGCGGGTAGAGTGTCCTGTGCAGCAGCCTGAGCTCCAGGCTAGAGATGAAGGGCGTCCCGGCGCCGGTGTTCACCAGGCAGACGTGCAAGAAGTCGTCCGGCACCACAATAATAACCTCTGTGGACACCATCCCTTCCGGGCCCGTGATGTTTACCGTCGTCCACAGGTTGACGCCAACATAGAGGTCAAACACGGGTGGCCTGTCAAGGCCGTCGTAGTTTCCATACATGAACTTGGCTCGGACGAGGTACTTGAGACCGGACATGAGAGAGAGGAGCGTGTAGCAATTGCGCGGGCCAGTGGCGAAGCTTCGCAGATTGTGCCAGCTCCTGCCGGTTGACGGGGTTAAATACTCGGCCGAGATGTTGTGGTTGGTGCCGGTGTCGGTGAAGCCGGCATCTGGAGTATAGGGGAGTTTGGTGGTGTCTTCCACGTAGCTCGTCTTGCCTGGAAGACCGCAATCTATGCTTATGAACCCTTCAGTACAAACAACATGCGATGAATCCATCAATCACGCACAGA
This sequence is a window from Aegilops tauschii subsp. strangulata cultivar AL8/78 chromosome 7, Aet v6.0, whole genome shotgun sequence. Protein-coding genes within it:
- the LOC109754406 gene encoding putative leucine-rich repeat receptor-like protein kinase At2g19210 is translated as MDSSHVVCTEGFISIDCGLPGKTSYVEDTTKLPYTPDAGFTDTGTNHNISAEYLTPSTGRSWHNLRSFATGPRNCYTLLSLMSGLKYLVRAKFMYGNYDGLDRPPVFDLYVGVNLWTTVNITGPEGMVSTEVIIVVPDDFLHVCLVNTGAGTPFISSLELRLLHRTLYPQATTTQGLVLSSRLNFGPTSENNVIR